The Shewanella sp. KX20019 genome window below encodes:
- the metB gene encoding cystathionine gamma-synthase: MTERKLATVAVRQGIESDSQHGAVVPPIYLSTNYSFDGHKNPRDFDYSRSGNPTRSILGDAIAELEKGCTGVVTCTGMAAITLVTSLLGPDDLLVVPHDCYGGSYRLFVNLAKKGQFKLEVVDQTDTAALAIAIARKPKMVWLETPSNPLLRVVDIEAISAASHEVGALVVVDNTFLSPILQQPLLLGADIVIHSTTKYINGHSDVVGGAVVAKDAELGELLHWWSNTLGLTGGAFDSYLTLRGIRTLAVRIREHQANAQRILDTLTRHRAVEKVYYPGLKDHPGHEIAAKQQKGFGAMLSFELRGGEEQLVAFLKNLNYFSVAESLGGVESLVAVPATMTHRAMDPEARAQAGVKDTLIRLSVGIEDADDLVADIEAALNAAVAC, translated from the coding sequence ATGACCGAGCGTAAACTAGCCACTGTAGCTGTGCGCCAAGGCATCGAGTCCGATAGCCAACATGGTGCGGTTGTACCTCCGATCTATCTTTCTACAAACTATTCTTTTGATGGTCACAAAAATCCTAGAGATTTCGATTATAGCCGCTCAGGCAACCCCACTCGTTCAATCTTAGGCGATGCTATCGCTGAACTCGAAAAAGGTTGTACAGGGGTAGTGACTTGTACTGGAATGGCAGCCATAACTTTAGTGACTAGTTTACTTGGTCCCGATGACCTGTTGGTGGTACCTCATGATTGTTATGGTGGTAGTTATCGTTTATTTGTCAATCTGGCGAAGAAAGGTCAGTTCAAACTTGAGGTCGTTGACCAAACCGATACAGCGGCATTGGCTATAGCCATTGCTAGAAAGCCTAAAATGGTGTGGCTAGAAACGCCGTCAAATCCACTGTTACGGGTTGTTGATATTGAAGCAATAAGTGCTGCTAGCCACGAAGTGGGTGCACTCGTGGTCGTTGATAACACTTTCCTGTCACCAATCTTGCAACAACCCTTACTACTTGGTGCCGATATCGTGATTCATTCGACCACCAAATATATCAATGGCCACAGTGATGTCGTCGGTGGTGCTGTGGTGGCGAAAGACGCTGAGCTGGGCGAGTTGTTGCATTGGTGGTCAAATACTTTAGGTCTGACGGGCGGTGCATTCGATAGTTATCTTACATTGCGCGGAATTCGAACACTTGCGGTAAGAATTCGCGAACATCAGGCGAATGCGCAGCGGATCCTTGATACTCTTACCCGTCATCGCGCAGTAGAAAAAGTTTACTACCCAGGGCTTAAAGATCACCCTGGTCATGAAATTGCTGCTAAGCAGCAAAAAGGCTTCGGTGCGATGCTCAGCTTTGAATTAAGAGGCGGTGAAGAGCAATTAGTCGCTTTCTTAAAAAATCTTAATTATTTCTCTGTTGCAGAAAGCCTCGGAGGAGTAGAGAGTCTAGTGGCAGTGCCTGCGACCATGACGCATCGAGCGATGGATCCTGAAGCACGTGCTCAAGCAGGGGTTAAAGACACCTTAATCCGTCTTTCTGTTGGTATCGAAGATGCTGATGATCTTGTTGCCGATATTGAAGCTGCACTCAATGCAGCTGTCGCTTGTTAA
- a CDS encoding bifunctional aspartate kinase/homoserine dehydrogenase II, which produces MARCHLHKFGGSSLADADCYRRVAHILLTHGHSDDLVVVSAAGKSTNFLYRLLELSTTKQLWQEELQTLISFQQRLIEQLLSNEQARSLRERLSNDKAQLISLLSLAPINDYQSSQVVSFGERWSSRLLAALLRESSVAASDVDARTLLIADEGAVPQIRLQDSRQRVQTLIEAHPNERLIITGFICANDKGDTLLLGRNGSDFSATLIASLADIERVTIWTDVEGVFNADPNKINDAKLLSSLSLDEANRLAHLGSPVLHNRTLQPLFDTDVSLAVRSSYASHTDFTLIAPKSSSASAPVVTNLNSVSLFNIQLDGAFSTLLNLLTDSGLYPLAHWSLGKKRVELTVTLENQKQVQALLDANSEALGITDLKIRDDYGLVALVSADADLYRRGFARLLSRNARPLFNDGMSLVTLVPQSQVNLLTQKVHRRCAGPRKRIGVLLLGVGNIGEAWIELFNGARAALNKELEASVDLVGLVSSRKALVSDTGIALDSWKAVFERDASPWQYGHLFEELQGLECDEVVALDISASADLTLQYPEFFARGIHVVSANKLAGSGPLPFYRELKLQLGNRRLFWRYNASCGAGLPVQHAINDLHNSGDSIEAVGGIFSGTLCWLFENYDAAKPFSELVVEARGLGITEPDPRDDLSGRDMQRKLLILAREIGLEIELEDIELKSLVPKHLAELPLAQFLSRIDELDEDMLQQYLAAVEQDKVLRYVAALDRVDGKLKAEVSLQWVDNSHPYANLTPGDNVFVIRSKFYQDNPLIIRGPGAGRQVTAAAVQSDLAHICRDLLQE; this is translated from the coding sequence ATGGCACGTTGTCACTTACATAAATTTGGTGGCTCCAGTTTAGCTGACGCAGACTGCTATCGTCGCGTTGCACATATTCTCCTGACTCATGGTCACAGTGACGATCTTGTGGTGGTTTCTGCGGCAGGAAAAAGCACTAACTTTCTATATCGATTGCTGGAACTGAGCACCACAAAGCAGTTGTGGCAAGAAGAGTTACAAACGCTGATTAGTTTTCAACAAAGACTGATAGAGCAGTTACTGTCGAATGAGCAAGCTCGATCGTTAAGAGAGCGCCTGTCAAACGATAAAGCGCAGCTGATCAGCTTGTTATCATTAGCACCTATCAACGATTACCAAAGTAGCCAAGTGGTTAGTTTTGGTGAGCGTTGGTCATCACGCTTGCTGGCAGCTTTATTGCGAGAGTCAAGTGTGGCAGCGTCTGATGTGGATGCGCGTACCTTGCTGATTGCCGATGAAGGCGCTGTGCCGCAGATCCGCTTGCAAGACTCTCGTCAAAGAGTGCAAACCCTGATTGAAGCCCACCCCAATGAACGGCTGATTATCACTGGTTTTATCTGTGCCAATGACAAGGGTGACACTTTATTATTAGGCCGAAATGGCTCCGACTTTAGTGCTACGCTCATTGCTAGCTTAGCGGATATTGAGCGGGTAACAATTTGGACTGATGTTGAAGGTGTATTTAACGCAGATCCTAATAAGATTAACGATGCTAAGCTACTGAGCAGCTTATCATTAGACGAGGCTAATCGTCTGGCACATTTAGGCTCGCCTGTACTGCACAACCGTACCCTGCAGCCGCTGTTTGATACTGACGTGAGCCTTGCTGTACGCTCAAGCTATGCGTCACATACCGACTTTACCTTAATTGCGCCTAAAAGCTCCTCTGCTAGTGCGCCCGTCGTGACCAATCTCAACAGCGTATCACTGTTTAATATTCAGTTGGATGGCGCTTTCTCTACATTGCTCAATTTGTTAACTGATTCGGGATTATACCCCCTAGCGCATTGGTCGCTTGGGAAAAAGCGCGTTGAACTCACCGTTACTTTAGAGAATCAAAAGCAAGTGCAAGCGCTGCTCGATGCTAATAGTGAAGCGTTAGGCATTACGGATCTTAAAATTAGAGACGATTATGGTCTTGTAGCGTTAGTCAGTGCCGATGCGGATCTTTATCGCCGCGGTTTTGCCAGATTACTCAGCCGTAATGCTCGTCCGCTGTTTAATGACGGCATGAGCTTAGTGACGTTAGTACCCCAATCACAGGTAAACCTGTTGACTCAGAAAGTACATCGTCGCTGTGCAGGCCCACGCAAGCGTATTGGCGTATTGCTCTTGGGGGTAGGTAACATAGGTGAAGCTTGGATAGAGCTATTTAACGGTGCCAGAGCAGCTTTAAATAAAGAGCTTGAGGCCAGTGTTGACCTTGTCGGGCTCGTTAGCTCTCGCAAAGCGCTAGTTAGCGATACGGGGATTGCACTGGATTCATGGAAGGCGGTATTTGAGCGAGATGCATCGCCTTGGCAGTACGGTCACTTGTTTGAAGAGCTACAAGGGCTTGAGTGTGATGAAGTTGTCGCGCTTGATATTAGTGCCAGTGCAGATCTAACTCTGCAATATCCGGAGTTTTTTGCCCGCGGTATTCATGTTGTCAGTGCCAATAAGCTCGCAGGTTCTGGGCCATTGCCTTTTTATCGCGAGTTAAAGTTACAGCTGGGTAATCGTCGCTTGTTTTGGCGTTATAACGCCAGTTGTGGAGCCGGGCTGCCGGTACAGCATGCCATTAATGATCTGCATAACAGTGGTGATAGTATTGAAGCCGTAGGCGGCATATTCTCAGGTACCTTGTGTTGGTTATTTGAAAATTATGATGCGGCTAAACCCTTTTCAGAGCTCGTGGTTGAAGCACGGGGGCTGGGGATCACTGAGCCGGATCCGCGCGATGATTTATCGGGTCGAGATATGCAGCGTAAATTGCTTATTTTGGCCCGCGAGATTGGCTTAGAGATCGAACTTGAAGATATCGAGCTTAAGTCATTGGTGCCTAAGCACCTTGCAGAGCTGCCGTTAGCGCAGTTTTTATCGCGTATCGATGAGTTAGATGAAGATATGTTGCAGCAGTATTTAGCCGCAGTCGAGCAAGATAAAGTGCTTAGGTACGTCGCAGCGCTAGATAGAGTCGACGGTAAACTAAAGGCTGAAGTGAGTCTGCAATGGGTTGATAACAGTCATCCTTATGCCAACTTAACCCCTGGCGATAATGTGTTTGTTATTCGCAGTAAGTTCTACCAAGACAATCCGCTGATTATTCGTGGACCAGGAGCTGGAAGACAGGTGACAGCCGCCGCGGTGCAATCAGATTTAGCCCATATATGCCGAGACTTACTGCAAGAGTAG